From Ureaplasma urealyticum serovar 8 str. ATCC 27618:
TAATTGGGCGAATAGTAATTTTATCTGACAGACAAAAACGTTTTTTATGATTGAAAAAGGCTTTTTTCTGGTTTGTATCACTCATAATAAATGCTCCTTATTTTATTGATTATTTTTATTTTCTTGTCGTTGTTTAAAACTATTTCATTTATCTAAAATTATTTGTGGTGGTGTATATTCTTCAGCACGTTCATCTAATAATGCTGATTTAACACGATGGGTTTCACTCACATAATACATTTCAGGTTCGTGTTCAAAATCTCGAGTCAATGCGTAATCATTACGAATAGCAAATGCATCCCCAATAATTTCATTTAAACGTGATGGTACAGAACCTTTAATTGTTGCTAAACGATCACCTTTATTAACATCTGGCATTGACATAATTAAACCTCAAGTATAAGGGTGCTGTGGGTTTCATAAGATTTCATCTCGTTGCCCTTCTTCAATAATTTGACCAGCATACATAATTGAAATGTAGTTAGCAATCGAAGCAACAACCCCTAAGTCATGGGTAATAAAAATAATACACATTTTAAATTTATCTTGTAGTTCACGAATAACATCTAGCACTAAAGCTTGTACTGTCGGGTCAAGCGCTGTTGTTGGTTCGTCTAAAACTAAAATCTTGGGATGTAATGAAACAATTGAAGCAATTACAACTCTTTGAATCATCCCCCCAGATAGTTCGTGTGGATATAATTCCATAATTTCTTCTGGGTTATTAATTTTTGTTAATTTTAAATATTCAATTGATTTTTTGTAAGCTTCTTTTCTTGTTTTAACAATTCCATTAATCAACATCCCTTCCATAATTTGTTTACCAATTTTCATGGTTGGGTTTAGTGTTGACATTGGGTTTTGGAAAACAGCTGAAATTACTTTTCCTAAATAACGTGATTTTTCTCAATCTTTAAAGCTAAAATCTTGAACTTCATTATTATATAATAAGATTCTGCCTTCTTCAACGTTCGCATTTTTTCCAGCCAATCCATAT
This genomic window contains:
- a CDS encoding ABC transporter ATP-binding protein, producing MKPKNNRYTYIKYLRSQRAFVQALKPQVLVEPTLNNNVHLEEQQINLVPQLTNLENINELVVNELVETKSNEEVNIQDVINLEQEINYENNNNQNQDSDNEIFATTLINEQASGINEVSEQKQESPKVNKKHKKQTMAFKVANSRKNFDFEKFEKNVKYKTFKDGTVKKIAAEVDNVRLTFTNPSKPEDRALVLRNTSVQFYEGEVHAIIGESGSGKSVITSLLYGLAGKNANVEEGRILLYNNEVQDFSFKDWEKSRYLGKVISAVFQNPMSTLNPTMKIGKQIMEGMLINGIVKTRKEAYKKSIEYLKLTKINNPEEIMELYPHELSGGMIQRVVIASIVSLHPKILVLDEPTTALDPTVQALVLDVIRELQDKFKMCIIFITHDLGVVASIANYISIMYAGQIIEEGQRDEILWNPQHPYTWGLIMSMPDVNKGDRLATIKGSVPSRLNEIIGDAFAIRNDYALTRDFEHEPEMYYVSETHRVKSALLDERAEEYTPPQIILDKWNSFKQRQENKNNQ